A region from the Eptesicus fuscus isolate TK198812 chromosome 1, DD_ASM_mEF_20220401, whole genome shotgun sequence genome encodes:
- the SLC25A6 gene encoding ADP/ATP translocase 3, translating to MTEQAISFAKDFLAGGVAAAISKTAVAPIERVKLLLQVQHASQQITADKQYKGIMDCIVRIPKEQGALSFWRGNLANVIRYFPTQALNFAFKDKYKQVFLGGVDRHTQFWRYFAGNLASGGAAGATSLCFVYPLDFARTRLAADVGKSGAERQFKGLGDCLVQISRSDGVRGLYQGFNVSVQGIIIYRAAYFGVYDTAKGMLPDPKNTHIFISWMIAQSVTAVAGVVSYPFDTVRRRMMMQSGRKGADIMYTGTIDCWRKIFKDEGGKAFFKGAWSNVLRGMGGAFVLVLYDEFKKVL from the exons ATGACGGAACAGGCCATCTCCTTCGCCAAGGACTTCCTGGCCGGGGGCGTCGCCGCCGCCATCTCCAAGACGGCCGTGGCCCCCATCGAGCGGGTCAAGCTGCTGTtgcag GTGCAGCACGCCAGCCAGCAGATCACGGCGGACAAGCAGTATAAGGGCATCATGGACTGCATCGTGCGGATCCCCAAGGAACAGGGCGCGCTGTCCTTCTGGCGCGGGAACCTGGCCAACGTGATCCGCTACTTCCCGACGCAGGCCCTCAACTTCGCCTTCAAGGACAAGTACAAGCAGGTGTTCCTGGGCGGCGTGGACCGGCACACGCAGTTCTGGCGCTACTTCGCGGGCAACCTGGCCTCGGGCGGGGCCGCCGGCGCCACGTCCCTCTGCTTCGTGTACCCGCTGGACTTCGCCCGCACCCGGCTGGCGGCCGACGTGGGCAAGTCGGGCGCCGAGCGGCAGTTCAAGGGCCTGGGCGACTGCCTGGTGCAGATCAGCAGGTCGGACGGCGTCCGGGGCCTGTACCAGGGCTTCAACGTGTCCGTGCAGGGAATCATTATATATCGGGCCGCCTACTTCGGGGTGTACGACACGGCCAAAG GCATGCTCCCCGACCCCAAGAACACCCACATCTTCATCAGCTGGATGATCGCCCAGTCGGTGACCGCCGTGGCCGGCGTGGTCTCCTACCCCTTCGACACCGTGCGGCGGCGCATGATGATGCAGTCGGGGCGCAAAGGAG CCGACATCATGTACACGGGCACCATCGACTGCTGGCGGAAGATCTTCAAGGACGAGGGCGGCAAGGCCTTCTTCAAGGGCGCCTGGTCCAACGTCCTGCGGGGCATGGGCGGGGCCTTCGTGCTCGTTCTCTACGACGAGTTCAAGAAGGTCCTCTAG